In one window of Episyrphus balteatus chromosome 3, idEpiBalt1.1, whole genome shotgun sequence DNA:
- the LOC129915549 gene encoding uncharacterized protein LOC129915549, whose product MFSSAEFVEEWNQIFSFKIKEVDLAKPTETFVFNALINYLQMFNFDTSPMIQFKNSENATEKRAFLVRFCNYIDHIYKISDKSHCFFYYDLKHPSPKKTVHMLNHLLNYFFYYNMFKESIVPLASAKIRQRQNLIDEIQKYKFEHEQIAIRAKNIEKYIKNYIPLAPQTLNQLNEIIKEEATQKDVIIKLEEQLNECNSVLESLREKEAHLTMKTVSKEEVESLLSSKNTLARTISEQETIESATYSKNQERAVTLAQLQTTMSSIEDAKGLNSLSSLQSHKEYVTKFKELESKFAEISRRQATLKTINEKLIEDLKQIEKDIASKNALLKDMKVSGDKQIDDMKMLTEANEASIYDLEHELHNTEKQLAEEKDVTEYILETTALLVRATIADSNET is encoded by the exons atgttttCGAGTGCAGAATTTGTCGAAGAATGGaatcaaatattttcttttaaaataaaagaagttgATTTAGCAAAACCAACTGAAACGTTTGTATTTAATGCTCTCATAAATTACTTGCAAATGTTTAATTTTGATACATCGCCAATGattcaa TTTAAAAATAGCGAAAATGCAACTGAGAAACGAGCATTCCTTGTTCGATTTTGTAACTACATTGATCATATTTACAAGATCTCTGATAAATCTCATTGTTTCTTTTATTATGACTTGAAACATCCTT CTCCAAAGAAAACTGTCCATATGCTTAATCATTTGTTGAACTATTTTTTCTACTACAACATGTTTAAAGAATCTATAGTTCCACTGGCCAGTGCTAAAATCCGCCAAAGGCAGAACCTAATcgatgaaatacaaaaatataaattcgaaCATGAACAAATCGCAATCAGGGCGAAAAAT ATTGAAAAGtacatcaaaaactatatcCCACTGGCACCTCAAACATTAAACCAACTCAATGAAATAATTAAAGAAGAAGCGACTCAAAAAGATGTCATAATCAAATTGGAAGAGCAATTGAATGAATGCAATAGCGTATTGGAATCGCTACGGGAAAAAGAGGCACATCTTACTATGAAAACTGTCTCTAAAGAAGAGGTGGAAAGTTTACTATC atcaaaaaatactCTTGCCAGAACAATTTCTGAACAAGAAACAATCGAGAGTGCAACGTACTCAAAGAATCAAGAGCGTGCTGTAACTCTAGCTCAATTGCAGACCACAATGTCTAGCATCGAAGATGCTAAAGGTTTAAATTCACTGTCGTCCTTACAATCTCATAA AGAATACGTTACTAAGTTCAAAGAGTTGGAATCGAAGTTTGCCGAAATCAGTCGAAGGCAAGCAACTTTAAAAACTATCAACGAGAAACTCATAGAAGACTTGaaacaaatagaaaaagatATCGCTTCTAAAAACGCTTTATTAAAAGATATGAAGGTTTCTGGTGACAAACAAATCGATGatatgaaaat GTTAACTGAAGCAAATGAAGCATCCATTTATGATTTAGAACACGAATTACACAATACAGAAAAACAGTTAGCAGAAGAAAAGGATGTTACTGAGTATATTTTGGAAACGACTGCTTTGCTAGTTCGAGCCACAATAGCTGATTCTAATGAAACCTAA
- the LOC129915618 gene encoding probable ATP-dependent RNA helicase DDX55 homolog, with the protein MSRKKWSDLEKPLSEPILEVIKDLGFDLMTPVQAAAIPLLIARKDVSAEAVTGSGKTLAFLVPLLEILKRRHVEDPWKPNEIGALIVSPTRELAVQISEVLGQFLSHSQLSFLKQKLLVGGNNIEEDISGIKKEGPCILVCTPGRLEDLFERKGELNLAGRVKSLEFLVLDEADRLLDLGFKATINVILSYLPRQRRTGLFSATQTTEVTQLIRAGLRNPVLVSVKEKSTISTPVLLKNFYSIVEPELKFVALLEFLRQHGESKIMLFFPTCACVEYWMEILPQFLKKRVVLGIHGKMKAKRKNIVEKFRLAETAVLLSTDVLARGLDVPEIDWVVQWDPPASASSFVHRVGRTARQGTEGNALVFLLPTEDAYVTFLKINQKVELSALELEVPREDFESTLNRIHKLQAADKGCCDKGIRAFVSHIRAYSKHECNAILRLKDLDLGKVATSYGLLQMPRMPELKNSTADNFVGPKFTVNVNKLTYKNQQKEQVRQEKLKTYEETGEWPGKKKFHKKTESWEQSKKAKDDAKSKKELRRAKRKLKKASGDAEPKKKKQKFTEADLEELANDIRLFKKLKKKKITEEEFNEQMGMENE; encoded by the exons ATGTCGCGTAAAAAGTGGTCGGATCTTGAAAAACCCTTATCCGAACCAATTCTGGAAGTCATAAAGGATCTAGGGTTTGATCTTATGACTCCAGTGCAA GCAGCAGCAATTCCTCTATTGATAGCACGAAAAGATGTATCTGCAGAAGCGGTTACTGGTTCTGGAAAAACACTTGCTTTTCTTGTACCCCTTTTAGAGATTCTTAAACGACGACACGTCGAAGATCCATGGAAACCAAATGAAATTGGAGCTCTTATTGTTTCACCCACTAGGGAATTAGCTGTTCAAATATCCGAAGTTTTGGGACAATTTCTATCGCATTCGCAGCTgtcttttctaaaacaaaaacttttagtGGGTGGAAATAACATTGAAGAGGACATTTctggaataaaaaaagaaggacCTTGTATTCTAGTTTGTACTCCAGGACGACTAGAAGACTTGTTCGAACGCAAAGGTGAACTCAACCTCGCTGGTAGAGTAAAAAGTTTG gaaTTTCTCGTTCTCGATGAGGCTGATCGCCTTTTGGACCTTGGTTTTAAAGCAACCATTAATGTTATTCTCAGCTATCTTCCCCGCCAGAGGCGAACTGGACTTTTCTCTGCTACTCAAACCACAGAGGTGACACAACTAATACGAGCTGGTCTACGAAATCCAGTATTGGTATCTGTCAAAGAAAAATCTACAATTAGCACGCCagtgcttcttaaaaatttcTACAGCATCGTAGAACCAGAATTAAAGTTTGTTGCATTATTAGAATTTCTCAGACAGCATGGCGAAAGTAAAATCATGTTGTTCTTCCCTACGTGCGCCTGTGTAGAATATTGGATGGAAATTCTTccacagtttttaaaaaaacgtgtAGTCCTTGGAATTCATGGTAAAATGAAAGCAAAGCGCAAGAATATCGTTGAGAAATTTCGTTTAGCAGAAACGGCAGTTCTTCTTTCTACAGATGTTTTAGCTCGGGGTCTTGATGTACCCGAAATAGATTGGGTTGTTCAATGGGATCCACCAGCTAGTGCTTCTAGTTTTGTGCATAGAGTTGGGAGGACAGCTCGTCAAGGTACAGAAGGTAACGCTTTAGTCTTTCTCCTTCCCACTGAAGATGCTTACGTcacctttttgaaaatcaacCAAAAAGTCGAACTTTCTGCTCTCGAGCTTGAAGTTCCGAGGGAAGATTTTGAATCAACACTTAATCGTATTCATAAGCTTCAAGCTGCTGATAAAGGATGTTGCGACAAAGGAATCCGAGCATTTGTTTCTCATATACGGGCTTATAGCAAACACGAGTGCAATGCTATTCTACGATTAAAGGATCTTGATTTGGGCAAAGTAGCCACTAGCTATGGTCTTCTTCAAATGCCACGAATGCCTGAACTTAAAAATTCTACAGCAGACAATTTTGTTGGACCAAAATTCACTGTTAATGTTAACAAATTGACCTACAAGAATCAACAGAAAGAACAAGTTCgacaagaaaaacttaaaacataTGAAGAGACTGGTGAATGGCCGGGtaagaaaaaatttcacaagaaaacAGAATCATGGGAGCAATCGAAAAAAGCAAAGGATGATGCTAAGTCTAAAAAAGAGTTGCGACGCgccaaaagaaaattgaaaaaggcaTCTGGAGATGCAGAGccaaagaaaaagaaacaaaaattcacGGAAGCTGATTTGGAGGAATTGGCTAATGACATACGATTGTTTAAGAaacttaagaagaaaaaaattactgaagAAGAGTTTAATGAACAAATGGGAATGGAAAATGAATAG